AGCgttaaaaatagcaaaaatgATCGTTAAGTCGATTGGAATTGATGTCGATTGAAGAGTTATTGCTGTCTTGTTTGAAGCTTCAGACGTGCTTCGGTTGTTTACGACAAGATCTTTTGAGTCCTGTTTGGATTTTCATAACGTTACTGTTTACAGAGCAATTGAAATCTTTTTAGCACCTATAAATAAAGAcgatcaatttatttttttctacttttctAACGTATGACTTAGACTTGTTCGTCGTGACATACCAAAATAtgccatactttttttttttaacaatcgaACCATGTCGAATCTTTACCGCTATGTGCTGATCTGTATCATATTTttacatgttaaaaaaagataCACCCTATTATGTCTTTCAGTTGGCTAAAGACCTCCTTCACCCCTCTCTTGAATATGAAAGGAGacaacacaaaaagaaaagactTGTTCAGAGTCCAAACTCCTATTTTATGGATGTCAAGTGTCCAGGTATTCTCAGcagaagtgactttttttttttcccagtagcAAAGAAAGGCATTCATGTGTGTGCATTTGCAGGATGCTACAAGATCACGACCGTGTTCAGCCATGCACAGACGGTGGTTCTTTGTGTGGGATGCTCCACAGTGTTGTGTCAGCCTAAAGGAGGAAAAGCCAGACTCACAGAAGGTGAACTTCAGCAAATGTCATAAAATAGTGTCTGTATCTGACTGAGGCTTAACTCCAAAAAAATCTTCTGCTTTCCAGGCTGTTCTTTCAGGAGGAAGCAGCATTAAAAGGAAACATTCATTCTAAAATGCCCATTATGAAATCCCTGGTTCAGATGTCACTATGCAGATGGATACAAATCAT
The window above is part of the Syngnathus typhle isolate RoL2023-S1 ecotype Sweden linkage group LG7, RoL_Styp_1.0, whole genome shotgun sequence genome. Proteins encoded here:
- the rps27l gene encoding 40S ribosomal protein S27-like, which codes for MPLAKDLLHPSLEYERRQHKKKRLVQSPNSYFMDVKCPGCYKITTVFSHAQTVVLCVGCSTVLCQPKGGKARLTEGCSFRRKQH